A stretch of Gossypium hirsutum isolate 1008001.06 chromosome A06, Gossypium_hirsutum_v2.1, whole genome shotgun sequence DNA encodes these proteins:
- the LOC107920361 gene encoding serine/arginine-rich splicing factor 7-like has protein sequence MASKAQTTLAASVGSTRPGRQECPQCRRCHLGEHQVNERGCLKCGSLDHFIYDCPEMDERGRKQDMKASNAPLKSRPEKNPRSGTSGRGASRDATARSEGRALARTYAIRPGRRQSLPM, from the coding sequence ATGGCATCTAAAGCCCAAACTACTTTGGCCGCTAGTGTTGGCAGCACTCGACCAGGTAGGCAAGAGTGTCCACAATGTCGGAGATGTCACTTAGGCGAACACCAGGTAAACGAGAGGGGTTGTTTGAAGTGCGGGTCACTTGACCACTTTATCTATGATTGTCCTGAGATGGACGAGAGAGGAAGGAAACAAGATATGAAAGCAAGTAATGCTCCATTGAAGAGTAGACCAGAAAAGAACCCCAGGAGTGGGACTAGTGGTAGAGGCGCGTCAAGAGATGCCACGGCGAGGTCTGAAGGCAGAGCCCTAGCAAGGACCTATGCTATACGTCCTGGAaggaggcagagtctcccgatgtga